Proteins encoded together in one Telopea speciosissima isolate NSW1024214 ecotype Mountain lineage chromosome 4, Tspe_v1, whole genome shotgun sequence window:
- the LOC122659728 gene encoding transcription factor bHLH128-like, protein MYPSPQPHRPSAMASQGGLTRYCSAPGSLLTNAVNSVIGGSGEQEFSAVGSESMMGRFFNADLSSLTSESSCKANVSPDLNEAYRGHGNGRVGGATSSSAGLDRSYGFNEIAVGDFATSSFRGGGAVGAVASGGGGGCGSGGPSSLIRHSSSPAGFLNHLLVDNNGFSVTRGIGSYSTQNNGGLKSQLSFTSRQDSLSQISEVSESAVGGCSSGSSSFPVGSWDDTNSIFFSNPSNKRSKIVNGDIVTGLDGLDTQFNLTRSSLEMASVEKYLHMNQDPVPCKIRAKRGCATHPRSIAERERRTRISEKLKKLQELVPNMDKQTNTADMLDLAVQHIKCLQGQVQKLNKNIEKCTCGCKQEK, encoded by the exons ATGTACCCTTCACCTCAACCACACAGGCCATCGGCCATGGCGTCACAAGGAGGCCTCACCCGCTACTGTTCTGCACCAGGTTCTCTCTTAACCAACGCCGTCAATTCAGTCATCGGCGGCAGTGGTGAACAAGAATTCTCTGCCGTGGGATCGGAATCCATGATGGGTCGATTCTTCAACGCCGATTTGTCGTCTTTAACGTCAGAATCAAGCTGCAAAGCCAACGTTTCTCCTGATCTCAATGAAGCTTATCGAGGACATGGGAACGGAAGGGTTGGTGGCGCCACCAGTTCCTCCGCTGGTCTAGATAGGTCCTACGGATTTAACGAGATAGCCGTTGGAGATTTCGCAACATCTAGCTTCAGAGGTGGTGGTGCTGTTGGTGCTGTGGCCTCCGGAGGTGGCGGTGGTTGCGGCAGCGGTGGACCCTCGTCTCTGATTAGACATAGTAGCTCTCCCGCCGGGTTCCTCAACCATCTCTTGGTTGATAATAACG GTTTTTCTGTTACAAGGGGAATTGGAAGCTATAGCACCCAGAATAATGGTGGATTAAAGTCTCAATTAAGCTTCACAAGTAGGCAAGATtctctttctcaaatttctgAGGTCAGTGAGAGTGCCGTCGGTGGTTGCAGCTCTGGGTCAAGCAGTTTTCCGGTTGGATCGTGGGATGATacaaattcaatatttttttcgAATCCATCGAACAAACGATCTAAAATCGTCAACGGCGACATTGTCACTGGTCTTGATGGTTTAGATACTCAG TTTAACTTAACTAGATCGTCATTAGAGATGGCCAGTGTAGAGAAGTACTTGCATATGAATCAAGATCCTGTCCCATGCAAAATCCGTGCTAAGCGTGGTTGTGCAACTCACCCACGAAGTATTGCAGAGAGG GAGAGGAGGACAAGAATAAGTGAGAAATTGAAGAAACTGCAAGAGCTTGTACCAAACATGGACAAG CAAACAAATACGGCAGACATGTTGGATTTGGCAGTGCAACATATCAAATGCCTCCAGGGCCAAGTGCAG AAGCTCaacaaaaatattgaaaaatgcACATGTGGATGCAAGCAAGAAAAGTAA